The genomic region GGGTGACCCGGCGGCGCTTCTCGTCGACCTGAAATTTCTTCAGGCGGATGAGTGTATCACGTGACTTCATCGACTCGTACTCCCCAGAAGTCCCTTGGCTGCACGTGGGACAACACCGGTCTCCCCACAGGCCCGACGGGGGCCAAGACCGGCTCTACTACTCTGTGGGATGGGATGATGACGGGACAAAGTTAGCGTTCCGTTTCCAAATCACCAAGGATTTGCGCCAACTGGCGGTAGCCGTCCGCCAGCGATGCATTTTCATCCTTGCGCTGGCGCAGGAAGGCCTCCAGCGGCTCGTGCAGGCGGATCGCCTCGTCGACCTCGGGGCTGGAGCCGGCGCGGTAGGCGCCCAGACGGATCAATTCTTCCATGTCGGCATAGGTCGCCATCACCGCCCGCGCCTTCTGGATGGTCGGCCAGAACTGCGGGTCGGCCGATTTCGGCATGGTGCGGGAGATGGATTTGAGGATGTTGATGGCGGGGTAGCGGCCGCGCTCGGCGATCGAGCGCTGCATCACGATGTGTCCGTCGAGGATGCCGCGGACGGCATCCGCAATCGGCTCGTTATGGTCATCGCCATCGACCAGCACCGTGAAGATCGCGGTGATGGCGCCCTCCCCGAGGCCCGGACCGGCGCGCTCCAGAAGCTTCGGCAGCTCGGTGAACACGGTCGGCGTGTAGCCCTTGGCGGTCGGCGGCTCGCCAGCGGACAGGCCGATCTCGCGCTGGGCCATGGCAAAGCGCGTCACCGAATCCATCAGGCAGAGGACGTCCTGCTCCTCGTCGCGAAAATACTCGGCGACCGCAAGCGTCAGATAGGCGGCCTGGCGGCGCATCAGCGCCGGCTCGTCGGAGGTCGCGACCACGACCACGGAACGGGCCAGGCCCTCCTCGCCAAGGTCGTCCTGCAAGAATTCCTGCACCTCGCGGCCGCGTTCGCCGATCAGCCCGATGACGCTGACGGCGGCATCGACGTTGCGCGCAAGCATCGACAGCAGCACCGACTTGCCGACGCCGGAGCCTGCGAAGATGCCCATGCGCTGGCCGCGGCAACAGGTCAGAAAGGTGTTCATCGCGCGCACGCCGAGATCGAGCGGCGCGCCGACGCGCTTGCGCGAGTGCGCCGGCGGCGGCGAATTGCGGTACGGCATCGGCGCCGGGCCCTGCGGCAGCGGCCCCTTGCCGTCGATCGGCTCCCCCAGCGCATTGACGACGCGGCCGAGCCAGGCCGCGCAAGGCCGCACCTGATTTGCGGCATTGGCGATGACGGCCTTGCAGCCGCGCCGTACGCCGTCCAGACCGGCGAACGGCATCACGACGGCGTTGTTGCCGGAGAAGCCGATCACCTCGCAGGGGATGGAACGGTTGCCGCCGGTCTCGATCACGAGCCGCGCGCCGACCGACATCGCATGGATCGGACCGGCGACCTCGACCATCAGGCCGCGCACGCCGACCACACGGCCATAAATATTGATGCCGTCAATGTCGCCGATCTGTTCGGCAAGAGCCTTCACAAGAGGGCCTTCATGAGGGTGATCGCCTTCATAATCCGGGGTTTCGTGGCGAGAACCTTAAGTTTCGCCATATTTCTGAACGGCGCTTAACTTCGTGTTTACCCGCATCGTTAATCATTGCGTCACTGTCTTTGTGACTGAGCGTGGCTCCCCTTCAGAAGAAGGCTGAGTCGCGAGAGTCGGTTAGGCCCGTCTCTTAAAGTGGAACTTGAACGCAACCGGATAACGAAAGCTGCTTCGCACACAAGACCTTAGGGCGATTCGACGAAAATTGCATCTACAGGGCTTGCGTTCCAGAATCAGAATTTGTTAACCATCTGTTGTCAGGATCCGAATCAGTTGTTCAAAGGCGTTTTGTTGTGTGCCGCGAATGCGGCCGACCTGACGCC from Bradyrhizobium lupini harbors:
- the fliI gene encoding flagellar protein export ATPase FliI, producing MKALAEQIGDIDGINIYGRVVGVRGLMVEVAGPIHAMSVGARLVIETGGNRSIPCEVIGFSGNNAVVMPFAGLDGVRRGCKAVIANAANQVRPCAAWLGRVVNALGEPIDGKGPLPQGPAPMPYRNSPPPAHSRKRVGAPLDLGVRAMNTFLTCCRGQRMGIFAGSGVGKSVLLSMLARNVDAAVSVIGLIGERGREVQEFLQDDLGEEGLARSVVVVATSDEPALMRRQAAYLTLAVAEYFRDEEQDVLCLMDSVTRFAMAQREIGLSAGEPPTAKGYTPTVFTELPKLLERAGPGLGEGAITAIFTVLVDGDDHNEPIADAVRGILDGHIVMQRSIAERGRYPAINILKSISRTMPKSADPQFWPTIQKARAVMATYADMEELIRLGAYRAGSSPEVDEAIRLHEPLEAFLRQRKDENASLADGYRQLAQILGDLETER